Sequence from the Pseudophaeobacter arcticus DSM 23566 genome:
CGGGCGGGGTGCGTACGCCAAGCCGTAGTGGAATACGGCGCAGTCGCAGGCTGATCTTGTATTGATCGCCATCCAAGCCGATCCGATGCGGATCACGGGCATTGATCTGAAGTGCGGGATGGCCGAATTCTTCCAGTGTATCCAGCAGCTCTGTCAGCGCGAGTGTCAGTTTTTCTTCGCTGCGGTGTTCAAACCCCAGCTTGCCTTTATATTGCTCTACCTGTGCCACCGTCAGGGTCCTCCGTTCGGGGTGCTCTGCAGCAACAATAAGAGGGGATCTGGTTCAAAAGTGAGGCGGAGAGAGACAATAGATGAAGACGAATTCAGATTTTACTTTGCTGTTGTGATGTTTTGAATTCTTGTTTTATTACGGATGTTTATAGGGCGGATTTGTTCCGGGTATTGATGGAATTGGGCAAGAAAAGGGCGCTCTGCGGCCACTTTGATGCCGCATACCCTACAATCAGCCCCAAACGGCGGGATTGTTCCAGCCACAAAACACAAGGGTCAACAGCGGCGGAGTTGGGGGCGCAGTCGCAGGATTGTTTCCCCCCATGAGATGTCCCCAAAGACCTCCCTGATCTGTCGGCCTGTTAGTTGTCGATCTGACGCCCCATGATGGCGAGCGACTGTTGATAGACTGTTGCGGCGTTCCACTCTTTTAGGACGCGGTAATTGGGTTGGCCCTCCTGGTAGCCCTTGCCACGCTTCCAGCCCCGTTTTTGCAAATAGCGCGCGGTTGAGGCGAGGGCGTCCTCCATATCATAAAAATTGACCCGCCCGTCGCGGTTCCAATCGACGCCGTATTCCAGCGCATTGCCGGGCAAAAACTGGGTATGTCCCAGTTCGCCGTGTTTCGCCCCCAGAGTGGCAGGGGTGATGGCGCCCTGGTCCACCAGTTTCAAGGCTCCCAAAGCATGGGGTTCAAAGAAATCAGAGCGGCGGCAATCATAGGTCAGGGTGACAATGGCCGAGACAATCTGGCTATCGCCCATGTAGTTTCCAAAGGCGGTTTCCATCCCGTGGATGGCGATCAAGACCCCGGCCGGGACGCCGTATTTGCGTTCCAGGGCGGCGTAGAAATCTGCATGGCGCGCCCTGCGCTTGCGGCCCTGGGCCACAATGGTGGCAGAGCCGCGGATCTGCATGAATTTTTCCAGACTGTAGCGAAAGCTCTTTTGGTTGCGGTCTGCGGCGATGGTACGGGTGGCGTATTGGGCCTGCGCCAGGGCCTGCAGCCCCGCTGATTTCACCCCTGCACGGCGCGCGACCTTGGCAAAATCAGCTTTCCAGGCGTCAAACCCGGCAGCGCGATTGCCACAGGGGGCGGCGGCTGCGGGCAGGGCAAAACTGCTGACACCAAGGGTCAGGGCGAGGGCGGCAAAGGCAATGAGGCGCATAAAATTGATCCTGAAAACAATTGAAACAAGTGCAATCAAAGTCTAACGGGCTGGCGGGGGGAGTCTAACGGGAAAACTGCGATCTGTTTCTCATTTCTGACGCAGGGCTTTAGCCAAAGGCACTGGCCGCAGACAGCGCCAACCCATCGGCCACCGCCGTCATGGCATTGCGGTTTTCGACCCTGGCATTGGGGCAGAGCTGACGCAGTCCTGCTTCAAGCGAAGAGAGCAGCGAGGAGCCACCGACCATGACCAGCCGATCAATCCGCACCGGAGCCACATCTGCCGTCTCTAATGTTTCAGCGGCGCTATGCGCAATCTGCGCCATCATTGTGGCCAGGCTTTCCTGCATCAGGGCTTGCGAGAGCGGGGCAGAGAGGCCGCGTTCCAGGATGCGCAGGTCGATCCGTGGATCGGTCGCCATCGCACCATTGGCCCCATTGGCCTGGATCTTGCCGCGCTCCACCGCAAAGGCCAGATCATGCCCCAGCTCGTCTTCCAGTACAGAAACCAGCCGGTTCAACTTGACAGGTTCAACCGCATATTTTGCCAGATCACGGGCGGCACGGCGGCTGTCAGCAGCATAGAGAAAAGGGATCATCTGCCAGGTGGCCAGATCGTTGAACAACCGGTTGGGGGCGGGCAGGGTCTCTTTGCCAAAGGCATTGCGGATCTGGCTGCCGCGCCCCAACAGCGGCATCACATGGTCAATGCTGATCTGGCGGTCAAAATCGGTGCCGCCCAGGCGTATCCCGTGAGAG
This genomic interval carries:
- a CDS encoding Hsp70 family protein, whose product is MPATAPATTTPMTLGIDFGTSNSAAGIAVGNAPFLVEMEPGETTLPTAVFFEPKRPMRIGRSATRALINGDEGRFMRALKSLLGTPLLREERRINGEVTDFIQIIARFLAEVKSRAEAATHQTFTHALSGRPVHFHSNDPARDAQAEVDLRDCYLAAGFEDVRFLYEPEAAVRSATPSAGLGLIVDIGGGTSDFTLFEQDSSGETRILGSHGIRLGGTDFDRQISIDHVMPLLGRGSQIRNAFGKETLPAPNRLFNDLATWQMIPFLYAADSRRAARDLAKYAVEPVKLNRLVSVLEDELGHDLAFAVERGKIQANGANGAMATDPRIDLRILERGLSAPLSQALMQESLATMMAQIAHSAAETLETADVAPVRIDRLVMVGGSSLLSSLEAGLRQLCPNARVENRNAMTAVADGLALSAASAFG
- a CDS encoding lytic murein transglycosylase, producing the protein MRLIAFAALALTLGVSSFALPAAAAPCGNRAAGFDAWKADFAKVARRAGVKSAGLQALAQAQYATRTIAADRNQKSFRYSLEKFMQIRGSATIVAQGRKRRARHADFYAALERKYGVPAGVLIAIHGMETAFGNYMGDSQIVSAIVTLTYDCRRSDFFEPHALGALKLVDQGAITPATLGAKHGELGHTQFLPGNALEYGVDWNRDGRVNFYDMEDALASTARYLQKRGWKRGKGYQEGQPNYRVLKEWNAATVYQQSLAIMGRQIDN